Proteins co-encoded in one Caldalkalibacillus thermarum genomic window:
- a CDS encoding SMP-30/gluconolactonase/LRE family protein, whose translation MQAELVFDAKATLGEGPSWDVKKKRLYWVDIDQKKVHIYDPNRNENTSLEIGQLVSAVVPRESGGLVMVTENGFFTFDFYTRQLCPIADPESYLPENRFNNGKCDAMGRFWAGTMHKKELPEQGSLYCLETNKVNRVLNHVSISNGISWSPDNQIFYYVDTPTKEVVAFDFDLDSGELKNKRVVVRIPDGAGVPDGMTTDTEGMIWVAHWGGYKVTRWNPMTGDLLDTIHLPVAKVTSCVFGGDDLDHLYITTARVGLSDEERLKQPYAGGLFCVKTKVKGLPTYPFKG comes from the coding sequence GTGCAGGCCGAACTTGTTTTTGATGCCAAGGCCACCCTTGGTGAAGGACCTTCCTGGGATGTGAAAAAGAAACGTCTCTATTGGGTTGATATTGATCAAAAAAAGGTCCATATCTATGATCCGAACCGTAATGAAAATACATCCCTGGAAATTGGCCAGCTTGTAAGCGCCGTCGTACCACGGGAATCAGGCGGGCTTGTGATGGTAACGGAAAATGGGTTTTTTACGTTTGATTTTTACACGCGGCAATTATGCCCGATTGCTGACCCCGAAAGTTACTTGCCTGAAAATCGATTTAATAACGGTAAATGTGATGCAATGGGGCGTTTTTGGGCAGGAACCATGCATAAGAAGGAATTACCAGAGCAAGGATCATTATACTGTCTCGAGACTAATAAGGTAAACAGAGTGTTAAATCATGTAAGCATCTCTAATGGTATCTCATGGTCACCAGATAACCAAATTTTCTATTATGTTGATACTCCGACAAAAGAGGTCGTCGCCTTTGATTTTGATCTTGACTCAGGAGAACTAAAAAATAAAAGAGTTGTGGTGAGAATACCAGACGGCGCCGGCGTTCCGGATGGAATGACAACGGACACTGAAGGCATGATCTGGGTCGCTCATTGGGGTGGGTATAAAGTGACCCGCTGGAATCCCATGACAGGTGATTTATTAGACACCATCCATTTGCCCGTCGCTAAGGTGACGTCATGTGTTTTTGGAGGTGATGATTTAGACCATTTATATATTACAACAGCCAGAGTAGGACTAAGCGATGAAGAACGCTTAAAGCAACCTTATGCAGGAGGGCTTTTCTGCGTTAAAACGAAAGTGAAAGGCTTGCCTACTTATCCATTTAAGGGCTAA
- a CDS encoding dihydroxy-acid dehydratase domain-containing protein, producing the protein MSKPYRPRVNSPVNPYKENVQGKANEPITVAGLLDQAKQWLGEEAKHIQPDWTLEEIYDRLEENCPRIAIIGGSADHPAHILDQYTVSRAALKIWQEGGVPFYFSTPVLCDGTAQSNMGMSYSLQSRNAIAEVVANQMEAHSYHGAFVIQGCDKQPLGVLSGLAMVDRTRRIRGEAPLFATFAPSHVLKGGEIPADLMSELHEVAERARKMGYPEIADDLLDASSFILQCSSNTAFQGVFLRAVEKGVITPEQHKDFEKRLAVNTCDAAGGICAFHGTGNSSRDITAGFGLVHPNLELLTEPPTQEQLNPAIESLFGIINRPECSVTELLKANIANAVRIHSASGGSSNLMMHIVGAMLYAGYDFSLWDVRDIQQEYPIPDLFDYSLTEGRDIFVLAQQCCSGLIRGMETLFYELLNNGVPMDTDAMTVTGQTWAERLADTKGLSADNVKDNPVILSKPRRPFSGVDVLEGNFFESAVVKISGMPTHQLDKFDEKVSFVLYFENEDEANAQLLNVNLLDDLRQKKTFAREHLLQMWAHNQPETFQNAQNLDYDSLFKRMVQEEILKIAVIIAGQGPEAYGMPEMFTPMQHINANRQLQKLATLISDGRYSGVSYGAAIGHMTPEAYQGGGILYLQEGDLLLLRFRAKRIELLDPEKFQEGQVELYQGDLETERAQLGEERKQRMRRRQKEVAPGNRLAGCTDAAHGVVPLAVKMDADIPYKRKANRSIKVT; encoded by the coding sequence GTGAGTAAGCCATACAGGCCTCGGGTCAATAGCCCGGTCAATCCTTATAAAGAAAATGTTCAAGGCAAGGCTAATGAGCCGATTACGGTGGCAGGGCTTCTGGATCAAGCGAAGCAATGGTTGGGAGAAGAAGCAAAGCATATCCAGCCTGATTGGACTTTGGAGGAAATTTATGACCGGTTGGAAGAAAATTGCCCACGGATTGCGATTATCGGTGGATCTGCCGATCACCCTGCTCACATATTGGATCAGTATACGGTCTCCCGGGCGGCGCTTAAGATCTGGCAAGAGGGTGGCGTTCCGTTTTATTTCAGCACACCTGTCCTGTGTGATGGAACAGCTCAGAGCAACATGGGCATGAGCTATTCTCTCCAAAGCCGTAATGCCATCGCTGAAGTCGTGGCCAACCAGATGGAAGCCCATTCTTATCATGGTGCTTTTGTCATTCAAGGCTGTGATAAACAGCCACTCGGTGTGTTGAGCGGATTGGCCATGGTCGACCGGACACGGCGCATTAGAGGAGAAGCGCCTCTGTTTGCCACCTTTGCTCCTTCGCACGTGCTTAAAGGAGGAGAAATCCCGGCGGATCTCATGAGCGAGTTGCATGAGGTGGCAGAGCGTGCCCGGAAAATGGGCTACCCGGAGATCGCTGACGATCTTCTGGATGCCTCCAGCTTTATCTTACAATGTTCCTCAAACACTGCTTTTCAAGGGGTTTTTCTGCGAGCTGTTGAAAAAGGGGTAATCACCCCGGAGCAACATAAAGATTTTGAAAAGCGATTGGCGGTTAACACTTGTGATGCTGCGGGCGGGATCTGTGCTTTTCATGGTACCGGAAACAGCTCTAGGGATATCACTGCTGGCTTTGGTCTTGTTCACCCTAATCTTGAATTATTGACAGAGCCGCCTACCCAGGAACAATTGAATCCGGCGATCGAATCACTGTTTGGAATTATTAACCGTCCGGAGTGCAGTGTAACAGAGCTGCTCAAGGCTAACATAGCCAATGCTGTTCGTATTCACAGTGCCAGTGGCGGTTCTAGCAATCTGATGATGCATATCGTTGGAGCTATGTTATATGCCGGTTATGACTTTAGTCTGTGGGATGTCCGGGACATTCAGCAGGAATATCCCATTCCGGACCTGTTTGATTATAGCCTGACCGAGGGGCGAGACATTTTCGTTCTGGCCCAGCAATGCTGTTCAGGCCTCATTCGGGGAATGGAAACCCTCTTTTACGAGTTGCTCAATAATGGTGTTCCCATGGATACGGATGCCATGACGGTAACCGGACAGACTTGGGCCGAGCGTTTGGCGGATACAAAAGGCTTAAGTGCTGACAATGTGAAAGATAACCCCGTCATTCTCAGCAAACCGCGGCGTCCGTTCAGCGGAGTGGATGTCCTCGAAGGAAACTTCTTTGAGAGTGCTGTTGTCAAGATCAGTGGCATGCCCACCCACCAACTGGATAAATTTGATGAAAAAGTCTCATTTGTCCTTTATTTTGAAAACGAAGATGAAGCCAATGCCCAGCTGTTGAATGTCAACCTGTTGGATGACCTTCGTCAAAAGAAAACCTTCGCCCGCGAGCATTTGTTGCAGATGTGGGCCCATAATCAGCCGGAGACGTTCCAAAACGCACAAAACTTAGACTATGATTCTCTCTTCAAGCGTATGGTGCAGGAAGAGATTTTAAAAATTGCAGTGATCATTGCCGGACAAGGTCCGGAGGCATACGGTATGCCTGAGATGTTTACACCCATGCAGCACATTAATGCCAACCGGCAATTACAGAAACTGGCTACATTGATTAGCGATGGACGCTACTCCGGTGTCTCCTACGGTGCAGCTATCGGTCATATGACACCGGAGGCGTACCAAGGAGGAGGAATCCTCTACCTGCAGGAAGGAGATTTGCTGCTCCTGCGTTTCCGGGCTAAACGGATTGAACTGCTTGACCCAGAAAAGTTCCAAGAGGGACAGGTTGAATTGTATCAGGGCGACTTGGAAACTGAACGAGCCCAGTTAGGTGAAGAACGTAAGCAACGTATGAGACGGCGCCAGAAAGAGGTGGCACCAGGCAACCGTCTGGCTGGATGTACTGATGCGGCCCATGGTGTTGTACCCTTAGCAGTCAAAATGGATGCTGACATTCCTTACAAAAGAAAAGCAAATCGTTCAATAAAAGTGACTTAA
- a CDS encoding RraA family protein, which translates to MKYDFGQLEQKVYTAVTADILDDLGLRAQVMEHHIRPIDPSFSVIGRAFTILATDVYEIPEHPYKKELEAVDALNEGDIVVATTNGSTSSGFWGELLSTAAMVKGSRGAIIDGFTRDSRKIIEMGFPTFTRGFHPHDSKGRTDVINYQVPIECGGVKVFPGDIIVADHDGIVVVPQTCAAQVFEGVLKKVDGENAMRKALQQGMGIVEAYKKYNIL; encoded by the coding sequence ATGAAATATGACTTTGGGCAATTAGAACAAAAAGTATATACTGCCGTAACAGCTGACATATTAGATGATCTGGGCCTACGTGCGCAAGTGATGGAACACCATATCCGTCCCATTGACCCTTCATTTAGTGTGATAGGGAGAGCTTTTACTATTCTTGCTACTGATGTTTACGAGATTCCAGAACACCCTTATAAAAAAGAACTAGAAGCGGTTGATGCATTAAATGAAGGGGATATTGTAGTGGCAACCACAAACGGCTCAACAAGCAGCGGCTTTTGGGGAGAGCTGCTAAGCACTGCGGCAATGGTCAAGGGATCAAGAGGGGCCATCATTGACGGATTTACCAGGGATAGCCGAAAGATTATTGAAATGGGATTTCCAACCTTTACAAGAGGATTTCATCCCCATGATTCAAAAGGGAGAACTGACGTGATTAACTATCAAGTCCCCATTGAATGCGGCGGTGTTAAGGTGTTTCCAGGCGATATCATTGTGGCTGATCATGATGGAATTGTCGTTGTTCCTCAAACTTGTGCAGCCCAAGTGTTTGAAGGAGTATTAAAAAAAGTGGATGGAGAAAACGCTATGCGTAAAGCACTTCAACAGGGAATGGGCATTGTAGAGGCATATAAAAAGTATAATATTTTATAA
- a CDS encoding ROK family transcriptional regulator: MLNTNKKIDVKLTHKISILEYVRCRIRTTKPQIAKDLGISTPTASSLVDELIEEGYLKVDGTGSSTELGGKRPKIIAFHPRGKSIIAVHLGIELLDMALIDLSASILFRIQERNRRDESKEQLLHKLTLQVGELIKKAEDLKIPVLGIGVGSPGLVETKTGTIRDASNFSILNNVNLGDLLSERFNKPVWVDNECKNLSLAEKWFGQDEAQTIISLMTDGGIGAGVIIDNQMMRGIDDSFGEIGHTTLNFNGPKCRCGNRGCWETYASSDALLKQVSENMNQTTWLKQMVDSAEDLTLPLIAKAVENGDPVVEQIAIYDLGTYLGIGIANLVNTFNPELVIIHGEKTRSVCSTVNPNPLKNLFIFSSIGIPF; this comes from the coding sequence TTGCTCAACACTAATAAAAAAATCGACGTAAAACTCACACATAAAATCAGTATTTTGGAATACGTCAGATGCCGTATAAGAACCACGAAACCACAGATTGCTAAAGATCTTGGAATCAGTACCCCAACCGCCTCCTCGTTAGTTGATGAGCTAATCGAAGAAGGTTATTTAAAAGTTGACGGAACAGGGAGTTCAACCGAACTCGGTGGTAAACGTCCGAAAATTATTGCTTTCCATCCGCGCGGAAAAAGCATTATAGCAGTGCATCTCGGGATTGAACTGTTGGATATGGCATTGATTGATTTATCCGCTAGCATTTTATTTCGGATACAAGAACGAAATAGGCGTGATGAAAGTAAGGAGCAGTTACTCCATAAGTTGACGCTTCAAGTTGGTGAGTTGATCAAGAAAGCAGAGGACTTGAAGATTCCGGTCTTAGGGATTGGAGTCGGAAGCCCGGGGCTTGTCGAAACAAAGACAGGAACCATTCGTGATGCTTCCAATTTTAGCATCCTAAATAATGTAAATTTAGGAGATTTGTTATCAGAACGATTTAATAAGCCAGTCTGGGTTGACAACGAATGTAAAAATTTAAGTTTAGCTGAAAAATGGTTTGGTCAGGATGAAGCCCAAACAATAATCTCTTTAATGACCGATGGTGGAATTGGTGCGGGTGTGATTATCGATAACCAAATGATGAGAGGAATTGATGATAGTTTTGGTGAGATTGGACACACCACGCTTAACTTCAATGGTCCTAAATGTCGATGTGGAAATCGAGGGTGTTGGGAAACTTATGCTTCATCAGATGCCTTATTAAAACAGGTATCCGAAAATATGAACCAAACAACATGGTTAAAACAAATGGTTGATTCAGCTGAAGACTTGACACTTCCGTTAATTGCAAAAGCGGTTGAAAACGGTGATCCTGTTGTTGAACAGATCGCGATCTATGATCTTGGAACCTATTTGGGAATTGGTATTGCTAATCTGGTGAACACATTCAATCCTGAATTGGTGATCATACATGGAGAAAAAACCCGGAGTGTCTGTTCAACAGTTAATCCTAACCCTTTAAAAAACTTATTTATCTTTTCATCTATTGGAATTCCTTTTTGA
- a CDS encoding UxaA family hydrolase, producing the protein MSIMGEELDIDASGILEKTHTIPEIGQMILSDIENVTNGKETKNEELGFSEFAIHRVLPSF; encoded by the coding sequence ATGTCCATCATGGGGGAAGAGCTGGATATAGACGCCAGCGGTATCCTGGAAAAGACGCATACCATCCCTGAGATCGGTCAGATGATTTTGTCTGATATCGAGAACGTAACCAACGGCAAAGAGACTAAGAATGAAGAACTTGGTTTTTCGGAATTTGCCATCCATCGTGTCTTACCCAGCTTCTAG
- a CDS encoding FAD-binding oxidoreductase has translation MAYRKVDEEILQQVRGIISDDKRILTEKQDLIGYSYDASFGVFLPELVIQPTTAQEVAAVVKLAYEETIPVYPRGLDLSHMNKKLEVVPDDLIAIVSPGYS, from the coding sequence TTGGCCTACAGAAAAGTTGATGAGGAAATTTTACAGCAGGTCAGAGGTATTATCTCAGACGATAAGCGGATTCTGACGGAGAAGCAGGACTTGATTGGCTATTCTTACGATGCGTCGTTCGGTGTCTTTCTCCCAGAACTGGTGATACAGCCGACGACCGCACAGGAGGTGGCTGCAGTCGTTAAGCTGGCCTACGAGGAAACGATTCCTGTCTATCCACGCGGGCTGGACCTGTCGCACATGAACAAGAAGCTGGAAGTGGTCCCCGACGATTTGATTGCAATTGTCTCTCCGGGATATAGCTAA
- a CDS encoding U32 family peptidase: MQESRAFLRSLGFPERDLYELPDSEKRFPDGAQYRIELPSVEGPRALEATLEEIDRHGITVHRVSQGSGIMLLTDDEIVEMNRMCAERGMELSLFVGPRGAWDISAQPFTKAGSSIALRHEGADQLVYAMEDLKRGASLGLRGALVADEGLLYLTKKMKEKGLLPKDFVVKVSVQLAAANPVSVKIIQDLGADTFNVPTALTLPKLAAIRQAIDIPIDLYVEVPDNFGGFIRHYEIPELIRILAPVYIKFGLRNHPDVYPSGLHWEATNIQLCRERVRRAALGIQIIERYYPEAKTSKLGASDLGIPQVSVRQGDNR, from the coding sequence ATGCAGGAATCAAGAGCCTTCCTTCGCTCACTGGGTTTTCCGGAGCGGGATTTATACGAACTTCCTGACTCAGAGAAACGCTTTCCTGATGGGGCCCAATATCGGATTGAACTGCCCAGCGTTGAAGGCCCTCGTGCCTTGGAGGCCACACTGGAAGAAATCGACCGCCATGGAATTACCGTACACCGTGTGTCCCAAGGAAGCGGCATTATGCTCTTGACTGATGACGAAATTGTAGAGATGAACCGGATGTGCGCTGAGCGGGGCATGGAGCTCAGCTTGTTTGTGGGCCCGAGAGGAGCCTGGGATATCAGTGCCCAACCCTTCACCAAAGCAGGATCTTCTATTGCTTTAAGACATGAAGGGGCAGATCAGTTGGTCTATGCCATGGAAGATTTAAAGAGAGGGGCCAGCCTGGGTCTCAGAGGGGCGTTAGTCGCTGATGAAGGGCTGCTCTATTTGACTAAGAAAATGAAAGAAAAAGGGTTGCTGCCTAAGGATTTTGTGGTCAAAGTTTCTGTGCAGTTGGCCGCTGCCAATCCTGTGTCTGTGAAAATAATACAGGACCTGGGTGCTGACACGTTTAACGTGCCCACGGCGTTGACCCTTCCCAAGCTGGCAGCCATCCGCCAGGCAATTGATATTCCCATTGACCTTTATGTTGAAGTGCCTGACAACTTTGGCGGGTTCATCCGTCACTATGAAATACCGGAGTTGATCCGTATATTAGCTCCTGTTTATATCAAATTTGGTTTGCGTAATCATCCTGATGTATATCCATCTGGGCTCCATTGGGAAGCAACCAATATTCAGCTGTGCCGGGAGCGGGTTCGTCGAGCTGCCTTAGGCATACAAATCATTGAACGTTATTATCCTGAAGCAAAAACATCGAAGCTGGGAGCGAGTGATTTAGGCATTCCCCAAGTGAGCGTGCGCCAGGGGGATAACAGATGA